ACAAACGAATCAGCTTCAATATAAAGCATTTCTCCCTTGAGAATGGAATCGGGAACATGAATATCATTCAAATTCACCTTAAGTGATTCAACCTTAGCGACGACACCACTCCCAATAAGGTCGCTATTTATCTTTACTACACTATCAAACTTAATGCCATATCGGTGCGTACTTTCATCGTAATCACCCGGTGCGGGCTTGACTTTGAACGCAACATCTTTTTTCCCGATATTAGATGGCAAAACTTTAAGTCCATACAAAATGTTCTGAGAGAAATTCTGAACAGAGCTTGCAGCATTTTCAAAATTCTTTATAATAGAATTACCATTAGTCACCAATGACGACCAAGTTGAATCCGTGTAATCGCCATAATAATAATGGGCATGCGATCCAAAATCATAATACTTGTAACAAAGGGATATTCCGGTATTCACAAAATTCCAATCTTGATCATTTTCCTTACACACAGAATCCCCGAAAGCTTCAGTCGAATCCTTGACAAGTTCACCTAAGCTTTTTGCTGCCGGGTACGCAATCGTGTCACGATGCCTTACCGAGCTCCAGTGGGTATTGCGACCAACAAAGAATTCCACATTCGTGTTGGCGGCGAAATACGGGGTATGCTTGACCGAATCGGAACGCCCCGAATACTTAATCTCGCAATAGCCTGGAGAGCCTATTGCCGCAAGGACATTCGTCGCGGGGTCATAATTGCAATCCACAGTTGGTTCATTGGCATCAACGGCCCCCAGTACCTTAGCCTCAAAAAAGTCCTCTTGACTGCTTGGGGTGTAGAATCTCAAATCAAAACGGGCCGCCTGCGAGTAAGTCGAGTCCTCATCCGCAAACAGGAATGTGTTCAGTCCGCCCTCAAGATAGCTCGACGGGAAATAATGCAGCCTTTGCGTCTCAAACGGAGTCAACAGGCCGTACGTCTTGTCGAACTTCCACTCGTTTCCGTCATGGTACGAACCCATGCCGACAAAGAAATCGTCGCTTTCCACCCATCTTAAACTATCCAATGCAGCCCAGTATCCATTGCCGTCATTACCGAATATGGTTTTGTTCGTGTGGTCGAAACGGACCGTGCGATTCACGAGATTGTCCATACCGAAGTCAGCATCCCAATAAGAATCGGGTATTTCAAATTTAATGTTAAGTTGTAAATAGGTATAACGAAGCCAATCGCTACCACCACAACGAGTGTTTATCTTATCTTTCCCTGAATAAAACATTCTATCCGAATTTGGTAAAATTGAAAGACTGAAGAGATTTTTGTTAGGATCATATCCTTCCGTAGTTCCAGACCTTCCATAGACACATGTAGTGTCTAAAATCGAATCTTTCGTGACGACATTACATCCTAAATCAGACTTATATTCCGACACAAATCCATCTGATTTTGTTCCAGAAATTTTATATTTAGAATTATTAGGAGTGAAATTTTCCAACTTCCACACTGATTTATTTTTAGCCGCTTTAAAATGATTCGAATCTAAAGGCGGAGTTTTAAAAAGTTCACTATAATCTGTCCAGGTTAAAACTACAATATCAATAGTGCCATTTTCCGGCCCATTTTTTCCGTCGAACCCCCAGCCAGTTCCTCCATAATTCAATACAAAAGGAACAATGGTATCTCTATGATCGGAATCAAAATGGAGTACATTTGTTTTAATAATGTCATAATCTTTATTGCCAGTTTCTTCGCAAGAACTGGGTCCATCAGTGCATCCCAAAAATGGGAAACAGATCTTTTGCGTTCTTCCTGTAATTTCATCTAATTTTCCCGTATGTCGAGACACAACCACCAAATCCAATTTTTTCCTATGCCTCTTAATAGCAAGGCTAAACCTCTTCGGTTCATAGCCGATTATCTCTTGTGTCCCGGAAATCTTCCCCGTCAGGGGAATTTCGCCATCACGCAGGGATTCGGGCATTTTCCATCCAGCAAGACTAGCCTTCACCAGATAGTCAGCAACCGGTTCATAACGGTATGTGTTGACTTGGTTGTCGTACATAGCCTCCGCAACATGAATGGAAGGAACCGTAATGTTCTCGTTTTTCGGATAGTCCGGAGTCATGTCTAACATTGTCTCGGCATGCTTCACATTGAACACCGCCTGTGCCGTATCAGAATTTTCACCATCCGTCGAATGAGCAATAATCAAAAGTTTATGTTCACCCACGTCAAGTTTGGCATGCCCCAGGCTATCCTTTCCATTCCAACTAATTTGGTAGGCGGTGTCATTAGAGTTTGCACGCACCATAGTGGAAATATTCTGCAACTCTGTTGTATCTAATCCGTTTACTACGTAAATGCCCACATTGGCGTCCCTATTCTTGATTCCGTATCTAGCAACCATCGTCTTTAACCACAGAACCCTATTTTCGCAATACTCCTCGCCTTTTGTATCGGATTTGCATACCGTGGTTGAGTCATTCTTCAAAAGAATAAAGTCCGGCAAGGTATCTGCAAGAGCAATCTTCATGGTATCTGGAACAATCATAATTGTCGCGGAATCAAGGAACACATGCGGATTCGAAGAAGTATTTTCCGTAGCCTCCACATAAATAGTCATCATGCCCGACGCAGGATACCTTCCCGTTTCCGTAGTCCCGGGCCATGCGTATTTAAGCCCATAGGAGTGCGGGTTTACGGTCCACCCCATCACAAGAGGATTAAGGGTATCGCTATTGACTCTACCATCGGCAATCCAATAAAAGCCATCATCGGAACTGCTTCCAAAATAGACTCGCATCTTGGGCAGGGTTGCATCACCAAAAAGCCTCGTGCTAGAAACTTTGAACGCTTCGGTAGCAGTCATCACCACATGCCCGGAATCCCCATACAGAGACATTTCATGATTGACCTTCGAAGGAGGAATCCATTCCGGGAAATCCTCCAGATAGGAATTCATGACCGAAGAGAACAGTCCCATGTCAAAGGCAGTCGGCCTAATTTCACTCTTTTCATAATCTCTTTCTTTATTGAATCCCGCAGAATCATAGGAAACTTTCAATGTATCCCCAGCAGCAAGTCCCTTCCACAGCAAATGATATTCGCCATCCAATTCATAGAACCATACGGCAGAACTATCTGACTCGGTATCGTTCGGCATCCCATAGTAAGGATTGCGCCATACTTTCGATACCGACTCGTCGAACATGCCAATATGTTTTGAATCTTCCGCATAGATTCGCAAGAAATAACTGCCGTTGAACTTTCCAGACAGGTAAAGAGACAATTCAAGAGAGTCACTTCCAACGTGCAATGCCGTATCGGGATTCAAAGAGAAGTGCCATTTAGGCTCGTCACCAAACAGTTCATCCCGGCTTTCTCCGAAAAAGACCGTTGTTGTGTCCGTTTTCCATAAACTGTCAGATCCGTCTACGCATTCATTTCCCGCACACGTGCCAAGCTCTATAACATAAGAACCTTCAAGTTCCTTTCCGTTCATTTTGCGGTCAAGGTACCCCAGCACGCCATCGTTACTCTGAGATATTTTTGACACGTGGCCCAAAGAATCGTTACGAAGTGCAGACACAACAAAAATGTTGGTCGTTTCCCAGTGAAGCGGATCTCCAAGCTTGACGGAATCCACATTGGCATAACGCAATCTATACACTGTATTCAACGAATCTGACGGCGTTGCAGACGGAGCGACTCCCGTAATGGCCACAAGCGAGGTATATACAGCAGAATCGCGCGGAGACGATATTATCGGAGTCCGTTCGCCAATGAAGAAAAGGTCCGTTTTCGTCGAGGCATTGCCAGCTGCGTCAATGCACACAGCCTCAAGATAGCACTTACCGCGCATACCATCCAATGAATCCAGGCTGAACGTCACCGAATCATTCTTCAAAACATTGTCCGATATTTTCTTCCACGAGGTCGTTCTGCCGGAACCATTCACACGATAATGACAACGCATCCCCGTACGATTCGACGCTACATCAAACTTCTCGTTTACAACAATCTTCGCAGAATAGTTTTTACTTGAATCCAGATAGACAAGTTTTGTACTTACGAGGCTCTCGATATTCGGCTCGGTTTTATCGACACGGAGTTTTTTCTGGAATCTGTAAAGTGTACCATTCTTTGCGGCGTCGCGCACAAGGGCACGTATTTCGTAGTCGCCATCCTCAAAACGCATACTCGATGTTTCCGTCCAAGACGTATCTGCGACATCGCCCGATTCCACCCAAACAGAATCGCCTGCATGGTCGATTTTCGTTGTATCACCAACGTGGACGAACTGCCAGGCAATTGTCACGGGGACGCGGTCACGGCCACCCAGGACTTCTCGAACAGCATAAGAAATTTTCAACAAACTATCTTGTGTCGCATAGCTATAGGACTGGTCGCGCGGCGGACGTTCGTTTTGCAACTGGGCATACGAGTTTCCAGATACGGTAGTCGCCTCGAGCCGCGGATTGACAAGTTCCGGGTTGCGTGAATCGACAAAGAACGTGTCGTATACCGCCGTGACATTCAAATAATCGCTATCCGTAGGCCATAAAGATTCTGCAACATTTCCAGAATTCGCTGCAATCGCTGCAACAAGCTTATTCATCTTGGAATAGGTGCTTGAATCCGGTACGGCGTTATCCACCGCAAGAGCCTTGATTCGGTAAAAGCCATCGTTCCCCCTGACGGACGCGCGGACACCATCGTTCCACTGTATCGCAAATTCCGGAGTGGCCACATCATAGTATGCCGGGAAATCAGCCACTCGCGAATAGCCAGAATTACTGGAATTTCCTTTCGCCTTTTCCAGGGACACGCGCATGGCACGGATATCGGGACTGTTCAACGAGTCCGCCCATGCAAAGCGCGCGACGAACGACTGACTGTCCGGATTGACAATTCCATATTCGGCCTTGATATTGAACACGGGCGCTGTCGTATCCACGCTAAACGATACGTTGTACGTATTCAACGAGTCGTCCTCAGCCGAAGCATCTTCCATGTTACGGATATCCGCCACGAACATCCAGTGGTATTTCCCTTCGGTGGGGTGTTCGACGTTCCATTTTGACGTAAAGTACGCACTGGACAAATCTTGAAGGCTACCCGTGGAGTCGCGACTGATATCGACTACGGTTTCATAATCCATTTTCATGTCTCGCAGCGTGTCGGCATTCGCCAGCGAGTCTCCTGATTCAAGTACCATCTTGTCCTTGGCACCTACAACCTTGAATCCCTGATAACCCAGGGCGCTTGCGTAAGATTTGAATCCCTTTATCTTATTCAGAACAACGTTATGCTGAGGCCAAACAGGGCTGAGCATATTGTCCGTCGCCTTGAACAGGTAGTAGAACCGCTGCGTGTTACTGAGGCCTATCTTGTTCACCGTGGAAATCGTGACGGTATTCTGGTTATCCTTTTGGATGGCGAGAAGGTTGTTGTAACCATAATCCCCAGGGACAAAGTCGAACTGGCCGTTCTTCTTTACGGGGTGCGGGACGGTCTTGAGCGAATCGTAGCGTGCGACCTTGCCGCCCTTGCCATCGTCCACGGAATCCTTGACCCATTTCACATGGCCCCACGTTCCGCCGCCGCTGCGCTTGAACACTTCGCACGCGTCTTTTGCGTCGGGGTCCTTAGTCACATCACACTCCCAGGCGAGTTCTTCCTGATAGTTGAAATTCATGCGAATTTGACGAAGACGATGCGGCATCAAATCGTCCACAACAAAGGAGTACTTCTCAATCCAGTTGTCCACCGTAATCGCGGGAACGTTGTAACGCTCCACGTGACGGATAGGGACGGATTTCGGCGCAAGATCGCCATCCGGGGAGAGACCATCCACCTTTTCCCAGCGATCCATCTTCATGCCGACAGAAGACCAGTCGGAAGATGAGCTAAACTTGAGGGGAGAATTCTGAAAAACAGCATAATTCTGACGCTTAAAGGAACCATAAGATTGCAGAGTGTCGTTATAAATGGAATCGCCCTTGTCATTCGTTCCATTGTAAATAAACTTACCCGAGGAATCCTTCGGTGCATCACTTCTCGCCACAAGCGAGTCAATCTTTCCATAAAGCCCGGCTTCGCAAAGTTGCGCCGTATCGACAACATCCGCCCCGTAGAAACAGCTGCGGTTCAGCGTGGACGACTCGCGAGCCGACTCGCTCATCTTGGACAAACTATCCATCGTCCTCGAATCGTTCAGCGCCAGGTTCACGAAAGGCTTCTCGTAGAGGAATTCTTCCATGAGGTATGGCGTGTACGAAGAACCCGCGGACGAACCAATCGGGGAGAAGGTGTTCTTCGAAACCTTCATGGTATCGAGATTATCCGAATAAAGAGGGATCGTATGAGATTCACCCAAATCCGTAAATCCCGCCACAGCAGCAGGAACTAATTTCATCGCAACACTATTAGCGGACGCAATCACAATTGCGACCTTTGCAAGTGTTGCGCTGGCAGCACCCAACCCACCAAATTTTGCAATCAGATCCAATGCCAACACAGCATCCGTACTTAAGGAAACCATAGATATAAGATCTGCATCCGATTTTGACGCATTAGGAGCGGCATTGAAGTCTGCCCTTTGCACATCAACATTAGGATTGTTTAAAACATCAACGTGTACAGCTTCACTTGATGTATCTGGAACAATGCTACTGCCATTATCCTTTAGCGATATGCCCACAATACCAGCCAACATGGCACTTGCGGCATTCACATAGGAATAAACTCCATCAGACCTTCCCGTAAATTGGGAAAACATATTTTCAAAGGGTAGCGAAATCGCATCTGGAACTATCGCTCGATAGATGTTTTCACCAAGACTGTTCTTTGACGGTGCAGGATCCGTAAATGTCAAACTATTCTTGCCAGAAAGAAGCCTGTACATCGGCTGCCGTTCAACATCATACAATTTGTGATTCAACGAGTAGATTGTATTTGTTCCAGTATTCCTCGGGTCAACATACGCGACAAGAGAATCCTCCATGTGATATATTTCCGGGGCAAACGTTCTTACAGCAAACGGAGTTATGTCACTTGCAAGAAGAGAACCAGCAGACATCCAAAGAGCAACGTGTACAGCCACCTCTTCCGAAGCAACCAAAGTCAATGCCCCAGCAAAAACACCACAAAAAACAGCAGCCTGAATAAACTTATTTTTCGCATTCTCACCCAAGCCATTTCTCGCTTCCTTTGTCACCTGCATATTCAGCGCCCCAGTTCCTTCATGCGGGCTATCCAAGGTAATTATCTTATCTACGTCATCATGGTAATAGTCGCCCTGCACATATTCACGAGAAACGACACCGCCCATGCTGTGACCGATAAGGATGTAACGGGAAGCAAGTTGGTGGTAGAGGTCTGGATGATTGCGCATGGAATCGAGCGCTATTTGACCATATAAATCGCTATTCGGGTCGTTTTCATCCATCACAAAACGAGCCTTCACCTCTTGCGCTTCTTCCATCAAGGCTCGACGACGTCCAAATCCTCCCTTGCCAAAGGCGACGTTTCCCTTATTCCAAGTCCTATCACCCAACTCCCTCGCATTGTTGAAGGAACTATTTGCAGGATTGGAGAATGAACGCCAGTTATAAATGTAAGAATCCTTTGGATGCTTTATTTCCGATGGTTTTTCTTCAAAAACATTTTTACTTAACCACCAAGTGATTCGACTATCCTTGGAATAGTCTCCAAGATTCGCCGCCCCCAAAAAAGAGGTATTCTCGTACGCAGAAAGAAGATTTGTATCCATGGCATCAATTACATCATT
The nucleotide sequence above comes from Fibrobacter sp. UWH6. Encoded proteins:
- a CDS encoding LamG-like jellyroll fold domain-containing protein; protein product: MKKLFLIMMALSIVAWAVPKPMESIENYNVLMVHGAYGWDKGFIYPFMSEDYWDNSYGYEDFKSEIRTRLNDVIDAMDTNLLSAYENTSFLGAANLGDYSKDSRITWWLSKNVFEEKPSEIKHPKDSYIYNWRSFSNPANSSFNNARELGDRTWNKGNVAFGKGGFGRRRALMEEAQEVKARFVMDENDPNSDLYGQIALDSMRNHPDLYHQLASRYILIGHSMGGVVSREYVQGDYYHDDVDKIITLDSPHEGTGALNMQVTKEARNGLGENAKNKFIQAAVFCGVFAGALTLVASEEVAVHVALWMSAGSLLASDITPFAVRTFAPEIYHMEDSLVAYVDPRNTGTNTIYSLNHKLYDVERQPMYRLLSGKNSLTFTDPAPSKNSLGENIYRAIVPDAISLPFENMFSQFTGRSDGVYSYVNAASAMLAGIVGISLKDNGSSIVPDTSSEAVHVDVLNNPNVDVQRADFNAAPNASKSDADLISMVSLSTDAVLALDLIAKFGGLGAASATLAKVAIVIASANSVAMKLVPAAVAGFTDLGESHTIPLYSDNLDTMKVSKNTFSPIGSSAGSSYTPYLMEEFLYEKPFVNLALNDSRTMDSLSKMSESARESSTLNRSCFYGADVVDTAQLCEAGLYGKIDSLVARSDAPKDSSGKFIYNGTNDKGDSIYNDTLQSYGSFKRQNYAVFQNSPLKFSSSSDWSSVGMKMDRWEKVDGLSPDGDLAPKSVPIRHVERYNVPAITVDNWIEKYSFVVDDLMPHRLRQIRMNFNYQEELAWECDVTKDPDAKDACEVFKRSGGGTWGHVKWVKDSVDDGKGGKVARYDSLKTVPHPVKKNGQFDFVPGDYGYNNLLAIQKDNQNTVTISTVNKIGLSNTQRFYYLFKATDNMLSPVWPQHNVVLNKIKGFKSYASALGYQGFKVVGAKDKMVLESGDSLANADTLRDMKMDYETVVDISRDSTGSLQDLSSAYFTSKWNVEHPTEGKYHWMFVADIRNMEDASAEDDSLNTYNVSFSVDTTAPVFNIKAEYGIVNPDSQSFVARFAWADSLNSPDIRAMRVSLEKAKGNSSNSGYSRVADFPAYYDVATPEFAIQWNDGVRASVRGNDGFYRIKALAVDNAVPDSSTYSKMNKLVAAIAANSGNVAESLWPTDSDYLNVTAVYDTFFVDSRNPELVNPRLEATTVSGNSYAQLQNERPPRDQSYSYATQDSLLKISYAVREVLGGRDRVPVTIAWQFVHVGDTTKIDHAGDSVWVESGDVADTSWTETSSMRFEDGDYEIRALVRDAAKNGTLYRFQKKLRVDKTEPNIESLVSTKLVYLDSSKNYSAKIVVNEKFDVASNRTGMRCHYRVNGSGRTTSWKKISDNVLKNDSVTFSLDSLDGMRGKCYLEAVCIDAAGNASTKTDLFFIGERTPIISSPRDSAVYTSLVAITGVAPSATPSDSLNTVYRLRYANVDSVKLGDPLHWETTNIFVVSALRNDSLGHVSKISQSNDGVLGYLDRKMNGKELEGSYVIELGTCAGNECVDGSDSLWKTDTTTVFFGESRDELFGDEPKWHFSLNPDTALHVGSDSLELSLYLSGKFNGSYFLRIYAEDSKHIGMFDESVSKVWRNPYYGMPNDTESDSSAVWFYELDGEYHLLWKGLAAGDTLKVSYDSAGFNKERDYEKSEIRPTAFDMGLFSSVMNSYLEDFPEWIPPSKVNHEMSLYGDSGHVVMTATEAFKVSSTRLFGDATLPKMRVYFGSSSDDGFYWIADGRVNSDTLNPLVMGWTVNPHSYGLKYAWPGTTETGRYPASGMMTIYVEATENTSSNPHVFLDSATIMIVPDTMKIALADTLPDFILLKNDSTTVCKSDTKGEEYCENRVLWLKTMVARYGIKNRDANVGIYVVNGLDTTELQNISTMVRANSNDTAYQISWNGKDSLGHAKLDVGEHKLLIIAHSTDGENSDTAQAVFNVKHAETMLDMTPDYPKNENITVPSIHVAEAMYDNQVNTYRYEPVADYLVKASLAGWKMPESLRDGEIPLTGKISGTQEIIGYEPKRFSLAIKRHRKKLDLVVVSRHTGKLDEITGRTQKICFPFLGCTDGPSSCEETGNKDYDIIKTNVLHFDSDHRDTIVPFVLNYGGTGWGFDGKNGPENGTIDIVVLTWTDYSELFKTPPLDSNHFKAAKNKSVWKLENFTPNNSKYKISGTKSDGFVSEYKSDLGCNVVTKDSILDTTCVYGRSGTTEGYDPNKNLFSLSILPNSDRMFYSGKDKINTRCGGSDWLRYTYLQLNIKFEIPDSYWDADFGMDNLVNRTVRFDHTNKTIFGNDGNGYWAALDSLRWVESDDFFVGMGSYHDGNEWKFDKTYGLLTPFETQRLHYFPSSYLEGGLNTFLFADEDSTYSQAARFDLRFYTPSSQEDFFEAKVLGAVDANEPTVDCNYDPATNVLAAIGSPGYCEIKYSGRSDSVKHTPYFAANTNVEFFVGRNTHWSSVRHRDTIAYPAAKSLGELVKDSTEAFGDSVCKENDQDWNFVNTGISLCYKYYDFGSHAHYYYGDYTDSTWSSLVTNGNSIIKNFENAASSVQNFSQNILYGLKVLPSNIGKKDVAFKVKPAPGDYDESTHRYGIKFDSVVKINSDLIGSGVVAKVESLKVNLNDIHVPDSILKGEMLYIEADSFVVDTFYRMSKDPLARSPIRPKSEKLTRNQIYRVDDDWVNNVVVTNVELLQLDSGKHSHLRIDGTFPDSTDMIVKFKDADSIVVKRPKELVEVRAYLDSGVNYRLVYLNGDAFYTYPKSMLDSAWRDSLKADSSGWYRLGWFNVNRLQGNTQLMLLWGDDNGTMFNFSKFDMIVGRAIKASDGGTVKSLYEEVSVSFPTNYVAENEGRNITVRTVDATDYSFEVFNNLALKGPIVEVLPSMTFENKSALPRVQMKISREEMNALHATPQTLRLYKVDFDKKKFVPLENALYGYLDKDGKPLVEGASDTVATCSTVTDTRCYTDKVQWAYLLISAETQTFSVFTAMDSAIAETPNFSVTVLPEIATSVNRTVRVDGISRFRLYVDDDSLWANHDDSTPPVALSFTADSNGFAQITLPSRGKDIDSSYVFVVALSEPDSVGVSRELPAAPAVARALTVNTRFACSVPSDSLWLGLDNGYMAYGASCTHPGYGLVSLYKDGRIAAEIRGEIPDTVVYDGSKTSGASRMGKIASDVYESRYVGVSALGMDMQLAGPRVYTDSARPVIENWNVLDTSEALNRIFRIRARVRDSESGVAKVVVTPLLGGDSLPVINAAPDIAGDVDVSVRISRKKLTQCVGCKFSFSFRAEDYGHNYVMREYYHDDLLYPFPTELALWYPAYEGWGKTVHEFTGSGHNLDLSKMKSPWKSDVGLYFGTMKDQATGIGHVNFETTKSYSFEARLKVGYTDLHMRRVFGFEGYNGLNIELRNRGKMLCLAENSLVKCARNALLDAKNWNHVVVSVDSSDIRFYVNGELAHVEDISSSEIAGVERELYGSFSMGQGDSLSYIGNVADVRMYGKALSADEVYALSVPVSREDDVGEEPHIIVVAVGDMNPGFGAERQFSCSVAGNKYLDASSTATVEVPVSVEYAGVYKLMMYVRSASQNTAQVSVGEGSALLGGSINVEPVWRAAYVSGVSLNLAAGVHTLRLNLPAGLQVGGFALTSTEVNPSSIAWGVSTGSPVPSASSDYAVKVKSYLRYEGYPETSTLRPRIRLKNVSSEPVNGFYVRYYFRGEDASQAKADRYWPNENVSTFPAVYSESANTGYVEWKFTETIPVGGTVFGGDGPHFGLYNADYIPWDASDDPSFIDPNSGLNVNVEGFYEDAGIIVLDSDNNLIGGSCAEMEDPVSPETKVRVLAADVRGDNQASEIHIKVENVGNVALKNFDVRYYFFVEEGQAPDYEIYDMSECSTASIESLGSGRWQLTVHCDKLLAMGKSWQNPVKVALHLPSWAAKWNVNNDPSHDSLGMAMREFHNICVFDSTGYMLYGNSPAWVLPASDEGSPDSVYNVDFGYQAPDNSIPVVRTQDGLVVILDSWVYVEFSLVTAMGTPVKSIFNGTLAPGEQLVRVDWTGIDMGKTYLMLKVNGAIKSTKKLSLL